The DNA segment aaaatatttgatttgtaaccaattaaccgcgataaacgaggggttACTAATCAAGTAAACAGTTAAAAAGATGTggtttttattagttattaattattattagtaagcTAAGAACCAAGGTGTGATTTTACATGTGGACAGTAAgtataattattgtaattaagcATAGTGGTCAAAACAGAATTCAGCACCGAACAAATGGCAAAGCAGATCCCAGCAGGATTTTATGGCTAAGAATCAAGATGTCGTGCTTTATAAGGCTTTAACCAGCTTAGGCCTGTCTCGGGTGGTTGGGCCTCTCAATCAAAAGGGATGTTCTCCCAGTGAAAGGAGATTCTGCTGGACTGGACAAACAAGAGTCATGTGACTGTCTTGTCTCACCAGTTTTACAAAGAGGAGTCAATGAATTAAACAATACAAGGGTTGGGCTGTACAGTTTTCTGTACAGCTGTTTAACACGACTTCTAGAACAGACTTTGCGAGTCAAGTCAAGACCTGTGACCTCTAACCTTGCAGATTTTCCCTTTGGATCACACTAGACTCTAGTAAGTCTTCCTAGCAGAACAGAAACTGATATAGTATACTATAAATCCTGAAACCTGGAACCCAACATCTCTGTAATGCATTTTTCCATAGACAATTTTCTTAGAAAAGACAACTTTGGTTCATAGTCGGTCAAAATGACTTTGCACTTACCAGTTTCTGAGTCCCTTTGCTTCTAACGAGGCAGGACTTTTCCAGATTCTGATATCCGCCAATCACTTCAATTTCCTCTACTGTTGGATACTTCTTCTTCATGGGTTCAGCAACAGTCGAAGTTGGGGTTTGGTGCTTCTGGAGTGTTTTTGCATTGGTGCACGCCACTGCGATGGGGTGATTTTTTGGGGTGATTGTGACGGTGGTTCCTCTCTTCACTTGACCGCCGGAGGCACTACGGATGGAGAATAAAGTCGGCGAGGCTACGGGGGAGGCGGCGGGAGACGGGGAACACGGGGAGGAGGCTGGAGTTGGGGCAGAGTCTGAGGGTTTTAGCGATCTCTCTGGGGATTGGTTCCTGAGATGTGAGGTGTTAATTGGGTTTGGTTGCTTGAGATGAGAcgttgaaggaaaaaaacatctGGGACGGAGTTTAGAGTTGATATCAAGTGTTTCCTCGTTTTTGGCGTAATCCTTCAACTGGTGCTTCTTGGTTCCTTTGCTTTGGGGTCCTTTTGTGTCTGAATCCTTGGAGTTTGATATTGTCGCTTCCTGAAATTTCTGGAGCCCGCAAGTGTCTTCCCCTGAGAACACGTTACCGTCCACGTTTTCTGAGATAAGGGGCTTCACCTTCACGAGATGCACTGATGGTACGTCCAAGTTCCTGTCTCTCAAACACAAACCTGACCTTGAACCAACCGTTTCCAAGTTGTATATCCGACTCATTGCTGCCAGAGAGTTGGGATGCGGTGGCGAAGGAGGATCGCAGGATGTTGTTTCAGAGACCTCCTTGACTTCCTCGTCTTCTGGACTCCGGTGGTAAGTCAGTTGTTCTTCCACATACTTCCCAGTGTTCGGTTCCTCCTCAGATATTTGACAAGATTCACCGATATCTTTGGTTACAGCATGAGCGAGATCGCTGCTTACTTCCTCTCCGTCTACACTGTGTGAATGTcggacagaaacaggaagttgaggGCAGTTTTTCAACAGGGCGACTTCCTGTGTGATGTCAAGAGCAGTCACGGATATCTGGGCCTCTGCGTCTTCCTCACAGCTCTCTGCTGCAACCATGGTCTTCTGCAAATGTTCTGCGGGTTTTTCCGTGTCACCTTCTGTTGCACCTTCACTTCCATCCACACCAAGTGTCCGACTCTGTCGAAGCCTCTCTTGCTCCCGTtgtctaattttctcacgtAGGGACTCAATACGGCTCAAAGGCTTGCCGACTCTCCAGCTATCCCGCCTCTCAACCATGGATCCTCCTTCCGAGTCTTTATTTTCCTTGCTTTGACTTGAGGTCTTTTTTCGATCCAAATCCTCAGCAACATAAAAAACGGTCCTGGGGATTTGGATCTCAAGGGAACCTGGAGGGTTTCCCATCGGAGGGATTCTTTTCGGGGATCTGGGAGTAGAGTTTTCATTGTGAATTTGTCCCCTCGGAGTTCTTTCATTGGTATAATCGGCTAATTTTTGTACTTTGAGTTCTTCTGTTTGATAGGATGATCCAATATGTTCTGCCTCTTTTGGGACTACGGTACTCAGAAGACCGGAGTACTCTTTGTGATCGGATTCAAGTCGGAAGCAGGTCTCAGCGGATGCACAAGGGTTTTCCAAAACATTCAGTAatgttttgtcaatttttttcgGTTTTCCGGAGTCACAATCATTCTCTGTGATCAGCTCCCTTTTTTCCGTGACGCTCCATGGCGCTGCTCTTTCAGCTGTCCTCGTCTTCGCATCTTGCTTAATCGGAATTCTCCTTGCATATGAGATTCCCTCTGTGCTTTTAACAGACGCCATCGTAAATCCTTCTTTGTCTTCATTGTTCGATATCCCTGACTTTTTGACTTCAGTACTATTTTGGAATCCCATTCTCGTCTGTGTCGCATCACTCGGATTCTCACATCCGATTTTACCCTTTGTTGCCGTGTCTTTCCCTAAGCCTGCTACGCGCCTATCCGAATATATCCTCTCATGTGTTTTCCTCTCAAAACCGACATCCGGATCCAAGCCGTTCTCCTTAGCACTCAGGAGCCTATCAGAGAAGCTAAAGGAGCGTTTGGGTACACCTTTAAGAACCGCATTTCTCCCATCCGACATGTTTTCCGCTGTTCGTTCATTATTATCACTAAAGTGTTTCCTTTTTCCGGGTCGGAGGAAATTATCGGAACTTTTTGATCTACACGGAGGCTTACGGAGTTCTCCGAATTTAGTAAGCAGCTGGCTAACTCGTCCACCTTTTTCATGAAACACATTGTCATCCAAGCTGGAATCTTTTATCATTGTCGCCTGGCCGCATGGTTTTTCCTTATCTTTGGAATTCTCCTTCAACCGGGATATGTCGGTTCTCatgtccttctttccttctgtaTCGCCATCTTCCCTCCCAGAGGTTCGATCTTCCATGGTGGTTGTGGGCTTTATGATAAGAACATCTGATGCTCTGATTTCGGTTACGTTAGCTCCTCCGGCTAGGATCTCCCGAAGATCCATTTTCATCCCTCTTCTTCCTTGGAACTCCTCCTCAGACCTCTCCGCTTCCATGTCCCTCCATTTAGGTCTTCTTTCGTCATTACCTCGCTGGTCTTGttcaatgatgatgatattgTCCGCCCGTATGGTTCGGAGACAAGGGACCAGCGAAGAGAAAGAAGTTTCATTTTCCTCTTTCGGGAATTCTTTATCCTTGATTACATCTATCCATGAACATTTGTCCTTTTCCCGTACCtccttttttgtgtcttttcctTGACTTCGGTCTCTGCTCTTTTCTTTGTCTCGTCCTTCACTTAAATCTCGGAATCTTTCTATTTTTAGCTCTATGTTCATCCCTCGTCCTCTGTCCCCGTCGTGACTCTTAGGGGCCATTTTGTCTTTTGCTTCCACCTCGTGGTACCCAACATCTTTCCCCTTCCTCCAAACACTTTGCGTTCGAATAAATGGGTTTTCATGGACTGGCACGATCGTTTCCATGGACACCTCACTTGCTGGTTTAAGTTCGGCATCCGCCCACTGGCCCGGGTCTGGACTGAGTGACTGTTCGTTTCCTTGATTGACAGTTACAGAGCTGTCTGTGTCGCTCAATGCATCAGAAGGAGGTTGAGCGTCTACTTGCAGCACGGAGAGATCTCTTTCCTTCTCCCTGTCAAacaggacttcctgttttgctttCCTACGCTGGATGATGCCTCGCTTCCAGGCAGGCATGTTGGCaaatttctcctcctcctctttttctcTCCTCCCTCGCTCTTCTTCCTCTCTCCTCTTTTTCTCCAACAGGAGTTGCTTCCATTCCGGGAGAGAGGACACGGACATGACAATACAGCAAGATGGGGTGTCGCCCTTTGGCCTCTGGGACTGGGGGTGCAGAAATAAGGAGGTACATTTAGTTACAGTAAATCATTACTCAcacattgtgtacatttttgttaattGGGATGTTTTAAATAAAGACTCATAAATACAAACTCGAGTCAATTTGTGTCTACAGTATTTAATTACAATCGACACAATATAACCCATGTTTGTACCTTATCCAAGTCTGTTTGTACCTTATCCAAGGCTAAAAAGGTACCAGCAACAAGATTAGGAccatgtaaaaagtaaaaaagtaaagtaaaaagtttaacattattagagccccctcgacatgatataacacccctacagtcacctttacagtcatcATATCAAATATAGTagaatgtttaacattattagagccctctatacatgaaatagcacccctacagtcacctttacattcgtattacccaataaagtataatgtttaacattattagagccctctatacatgaaatagcacccctacagtcgcctttacatttgtattacccaatagagtggaatgtttgacattattagagccctctatacatgaaataacacccctacagtcacctttacattcatattaccaatatagtagaatgtttaacattattagagcactctggacatgatataacacccctacagtcaactttgcactcatattaacaaatatagtagaatgtttaacattattagaggcctctagacatgaaacaacaaccctacagtcacctttacagtcatattaccaAATAGAGTagaatgtttaacattattagagccctctagacatgaaataacaaccctacagtcacctttactgtcgtattacccaatatagtagaatgtttaacattattagagccctctagacatgaaataacacccctacaggcaCCATTACaatggtattacccaatatagtagaatgtttaacattgttagagccctctagacatgaaataacaaccctatagtcacgtttacagtcgtattaccaaatatagaaTGTTTAGAGCCcccgagacatgaaataacaaccctatagtcacctttacagtcgtaTTACCAAATAGAGTagaatgtttaacattattagagccctctagacattaaataacaaccctacagtcacctttacagtcatattacctaatatggTGGAatgtttaacattgttagagccctttGGACATCAAATAataaccctatagtcacctttacagtcgtattaccaaatcaaatcaaatcccTTGGCTCTGCCTGTGTCCAAGTTTGTaaacaaaatatcaacaatataaacaaaaaaaaaactcagataTTTATGAAATTAGTGAAATCGTGACCTCATCCGGTAATGATATCACCGATATCGACATTGGATCAACCTGCCCACTCTTTCTCATTAGATATCAGTCTTAATATTGCCTATGTACGTCTCAGTCTTCATTATTACAAATTCATGTAACATGTTGTGGTAATTATGTCAATTATATCGATCTTTCATTTTCACAGTACATGATAAACACTGTAAAACTACCAACAAGCTAAGCTTAAAAAGTATTTCAATGATACTTACAAGACTCCTTTGGTTTGCTATTGCAGCATCCGCTTGAACTTCACACTCATTCCGTCTCCTAGCGCATAAATTAATCCTCCTAgtgtaaatatacacatatatacatatatatttacactgGCAAAAAATAGTTTTCAAACCGAAGTGAGCGCGTGTCAGAACATGGCGACATGACCGAGGAATAGTAAATATTGCCAGCTTCGCAGCGCCAGCACAGTAATCCGATAATTACGCTCAATTCCATCAGAAGAGTTAAGTGGCAAGCACCATATTGTGGGACCTAAGAAAAGGCGTTTAAAGAACACGACCGTCTGCCCGGGATCTaaccccccaccacacacacacacacacacacggtctcATCCCTCCATTCTGTAGGGCTAATTGGAGGAGATCTACAAGTTCACAATACACTCATTTACCAAGTcatatactacatactgtaccaCATTCTCTTTATTACTACAAGAAGTATTATTAATACTGTAATgctaaagttttttttccccccaagatattttatattttgatgtATTGGTGAATTTTTAACCATCTGAATGAAACgttaagagccctctagacatgaaataacacccctacagtcaactttacactcgtattacccaatatagtacaatgtttagcattattagagccctctagacattaaataacacccctacagtcacctttacacttgtgtattacccaatatagtagaatgtttaacattagagcactctagacatgatgtaacacccctacagtcaactttacactcgtattacccaatatagtagaatgtttggcattattagagcccttgtgacattaaataacaaccctacagtcacctttacacttgtgtattacccaatatagtagaatgtttagcattattagagccctatagacttcatataacacccctacagtcactttacattcatattgccaatatagtagaatgtttaatattattagagctctgtagacatgaaatagcacccctacagccacctttacattcgtattacccaataaagtagaatgtttaacattattagagccctcaatacatgaaatagcacccctacagtcacctttacattcgtattactGAATAAAGTagaatatttaacattattagagcccccaatacatgaaatagtacccctacagtcacctttacattcgtattacccaatatagtagaatgtttaacattattagagccctctatacatgaaatagcacccctacagtcgtctttacatttgtattacccaatagagtacaatgtttaaaattattagagccctctagacatgaaataacaaccctatagtcacctttacagtcatattaccaaatatagtagaatgtttaacattattagagccctctatacatgaaatagcacccctacagttgcctttacattcatattacccaatatagtagacaaaataagagattaaagacataaataatgctTGTGTCTTGTTTTAAATGTATTCCAGCGCTATACAAGGTTTAGGTTTAGTAtagataatataataagaattattataatatcaaAAAAAGGCTCAAGACCCTTTCATTTGCCAGTATGCAGCCCTGTATTGAGTATGGACATGGCTGTAACACCGATAACCTTTAATATCCAATtagcattaaaaataaacactcaTGTTCATATAAATGAAAACGTAGTGAGCTGTTATCAGCCTCTAAGGTTCTTCCTGCAGAACATCATTTTGACTTCggactttcactttcactttcactcctCCTTGTGGTTACTATCCCGATGAGGGATTGTAGCCGTGGCCCGGTGAGGCTCATAAAAGAGCTGCACCTTGGTGCTAAGCTGTTTGCAGAGGAAAGCTAAATCCTGTTTGTCCAGCGAGTGTGCCAGCGTCAGGTAGGCTGACATGGTTAATGCCAGGAGCAGCCGGTCCAAGGATAAAGCCGGCAGGAACCACAAAACCACACCAAGCTCCAAGCACACCGGGTGGCGGAAGTGAGACAGGAAGCGTTGTGCCTCGGGCGACTTATGGGACAGGGGCTCCCCCAGACCTAAACACTTATAatacacctaaaaaaaaagaacatcagtaTTAAATTACATACAAACAAACCATTACAGTTAGTTTTTATTAGCACCTTTTACACCTTTCGTATTACCAAATAGAGTagaatgtttaacattattagagccctctagacatgaaataacacccctatagtcacctttacagtcgtattaccaaatatagtagaatgtttaacattattagagccctctagacatcaaataacaaccctatagtcacctttgcagtCGTATTACCTAATAGAGTagaatgtttaacattattagagccctctagacatgaaataacaaccctatagtcacctttacagtcgtattaccaaatatagtgggatgtttaacattattagagccctctagacatgaaatagcaaccctatagtcacctttacagtcgtattaccaaatatagtggaatgtttaacattattagagccctctagacatgaaatagcaaccctatagtcacctttacagtcgtaTTAccaatagagccctctagacacgacttaacaaccctacagtcacctttacagtcgtaTTACCAAATATCGTagaatgtttaacattattagagccgtctagatatgaaataacaaccctatagtcacctttacagtcgtattaccaaatatagtggaatgtttaacatgattagagccctctagacattaaataacaaccctaaaccaaaaaaaaactatttatgaagatattatttattatttaagatATTTATGAAATTAGTGAAATGACCTCATCCGGTAATGATACCACCGATATCGACATTGGATATTCTCATTAGATATCGGTCTTAAACCGTAACCAGAAGTAATTATCCCTGTGTTCCATCGGCTATCTATGACATCACAATTGCCTGCTATGAAAGTTCTGTGCACCTGTTTGATGCCCAGTAGTTCTGGGTAGTCAAAGATCAGGAGGATGCTGCAGATGATGGCCCAGCAGAAGAAGTGCACAACAAAGCAGAGCAGAGGGAACCAGACACTCCATGGTGCATGACGCACTGACCACAGACAGGGGGCGCCAGATACAGGCTGCCAGTAATTCATCAGAATCTAACGGTGGAGAGGATAaacattaatgttttttttacatttattaaacaaaaaaatgttttatagtGACTTTTGAAGATTACATGAAACCTTATGCAATAAATATATGCACCACCAATGTATTTATCAATTTATATACATCTATTTGTATACAATGTATAATATAACAAGCTCTGTACCTGCAGAGCCAGTGCTGTGGTGAAGCAGTATGCAGTCCGGTTCAGGGACCCGAGGACTGACTGGCAGGCCTGTTTTACAGGAGTCCATGCAAGCAGACTATGTTGCAAGGTGAAGAGAACCAGCAGAGCAACGTCCACAACCAATGGCTTAAGGACAGAGCTGTCCTGCAGGGCCGCTGACCACGGTATGGTGTCTTAGGAGAGGGAATAAAGAagagtaaaataaattaatatatgtgTGCTGATCTTCGGTTAAAATGTTTAACATTCGGGTacaatggaccaatcagcttcCGGCTTTATTAGCATTTTCCAACATTTAACCAATCACGGACACGAGCTTTCTGTTGCTGATAAATAGTGGATATTATTAAACTTTTGGTTATCTGGTGCGATGACGTGTTGATACGCTTGCTATTATTATACTACGTCACAGTAAAAATCACGTAATTCAaagtaaatgaaaaaatgttgcGCCCAacgtggggctcgaacccacgaccctgagattaagagtctcatgctctaccgactgagctagcCGGGCAGTTGAATACTACTACACGTGGTAgccattaaaaactaaaaaggaCAAAATTTTGAAAGTTTGAAACACTTCATCAAAATTATAGTCTTCGAAGTAACTATCAAGTCGATACACTTACGGGAAAACTGTCtcattctaacaaaaaaagttcCCTTACAAGCAGTAGTTAGCCGAAAGCTTTACCTTGACAGAGTGACGTCTCTCCCGTAATGTTATGGTAAATGACTCGAAATGATATAAACCGAATAAAATCTGCTCCAGATATGAAAACAAACGCAAAGTTAAGCAATGCCGCTGTGCAAAGCCCGCAGGCACGAAGAGTGACTGACGCCATTTCAAACAGACTGTTTTTGCTACATTTGGCAAGTGGTCTCTTCCGGGACTGCAGATTGTTGTAGTTACAAATATGTGACACGTAGAGGCGCTGCCAAACTTCTATTAAATTCCCCATCTTGTATGATCCATACAGTATcactattaattaattataggTGTCATTTGTTGtgtcataaaataattaaaatgccCGTTTATGATGCAACATTACAAAATGACATTCAAAATTCCGGTGTTTAGTTAATGCACCTTAGCGCGTGTGTGATTGGTGGATAACCAGGAAGTGTGcgatttttacatttcatttcatggatAACCAGGAAGTGTATGTTATTtacatttcagttcatttttaaGGTTCTATAACAACCATTTaccacacaaaaaaaccttcaaaatGTCTCTATTAGCCTCAATAGATGCCAAACTAGGAGTAAAGCATGATTAGCAACTTTTAAACTTCTGTCATAGAAGTGATGGGTGTCACTATGAAATCCGTACAGGAAACGCAGTTCGTTTTGCGCATGTGCGAGACTCAAAGCAACATAAATGGTCAGTAACCATACttcatatatgtaatattttgggAGTGAGGAGGACTTTATTAGTGACTCTTGTCTCTTGACAGttgttttattgtctttattcacCAAGACTTGAggcttaaaaatataataataaaaaaaaaataaaacagatgaCACACTTGAGTCATTAATTGCAGGAAAAAAGTGTAATAGGACATAATATTATGTACATCAATGATGCGTCAACCTTCAAACAAAGTCAACATCACACCCATAGCAGTCCACATGATAGTAGTTGTTGGATGAAACCACTTGAATCGACTCTGGGCAACCCTGAAACAATGACAATgagttgtaaacaaatgtgcatTGTGAGAAATgacttattattaattataatgtatatttacCTCAGTTGGCAGTATAGGCTTATTGCAAGATGCACAGCAAGGAGCCTGCGCCCTGAAACCACCATCAGCCTCTTTCATGTCAAGCCTGTCTTGTAGCTTTTGGGTTGATTCTTTCTTAAGTGGGAAAAAAACTCACTTATGGTAGTCTGTGACACAGTAAATCTTGTCATCCGCGCCCACGGTGAAGGGCTGATCCTCTAGCTTCTGTCTGCAGACAACGCAGCGGAAACAGGCCGAGTGGTAGGATTTCCCACGGGCCTGCAGGACCTGATGACATACACAATCTTCCACACGCATATACAccgcatacatactgtacataaatatgCAGTAGATGACTCACCATATCCATGATTAAGTGACCGCAGCTGTTGCACACTTCAGGGGTTGGATGAACTCCTGAGTACTGAATGTAATAAAATACTATTACATTGCTGTCTACGATATCTCATGTGAGAtattttattacagtttattcattttttttctaccacaaAACACAATCACGGTATTCAATTGTGTTGCCAACTatttatacacagtatataaaaGTATCAATGATATCATAAAAATGGTTGATATAAAGTGTAGACTTACCAAAAAATCCTCCTCACAGTAGGTACTTCCTGCCATTGTATAAAACGGCTTTCCCCGAAGCTTTTTACCTGAAATGAATACTAAATTTACAACAAATTTCCATCTAATCCGACACGGTATATACATCTTTCACATttacatatacacataaatacatatttgtgtCAGGAGTTAAATGAACATCTCCCTTGGTGGCAACTACAATGATTTGATGCTTGAAAAGgtgcaaaaattaaaatttcgaATGAAAAACAAGAGCCGCTCGGAAGCTGAAGCtagactgaaatgctgtggaaatacgctaaaacatagaatgaaagtaaattgttattttgagttCAAATCGGGAATTGAACCTACCACCTCTGTGTCTGGAGTACTATTCCAGCTGTGCAATACAATTTTTACTTATTTGCCACAATTAGGGTACCAGAAGGGTATGCCAAATAAGTCTAGTGTGATCTCCCATGACcttgggtgtccaaaatgtggagcatgtttttttatCGGTCTGACACGAATATGAAGTGCTTTGAAAAGATGCAAAAATCAAAATTTCGAATGAAAAACAGGAGCCGCTCGGAAGCTAAAGCTgggctgaaatgctgtggaaatacgctaaaatgtagaataaaagtaaatttgttattttgagtTCAAatcgtggaattgaaccacccACTTCTGGGTCACAGTAGGTACTTTTTGCCATTGCATGAAAACAGGAGCCGcttggaagctgaagctggactgaaatgctttgGAAATACACTAAAACGTAGAATTAaagtaaattgttattttgagttCAAATcgggaattgaaccaaccacCTCTGGGTCTGGATCTAAGCACTATTCCAGCCACGCAATACAACTTTTACTTATTTGCCACAATTGGGGTACCAGAAGGGTATGCCAAATAAGTCTAGTGTGATCTCCCATGACcttgggtgtccaaaatgtggagcatgtttttttatCGGTCTGACACGAATATGAAGTGCTTTGAAAAGATGCGAAAATCAAAATTTCGAATGAAAAACAGGAGCCActcggaagctgaagctgggctgaaatgctgtggaaatatgctaaaatgtagaataaaagtaaatttgttattttgagtTCAAatcgtggaattgaaccaaccacTTCTGGGTCACAGTAGGTACTTTTTGCCATTGCATGAAAACAGGAGCCGcttggaagctgaagctggactgaaatgctgtggaaatactctaaaacgtagaatgaaagtaaattgttattttgagttCAAATcgggaattgaaccaaccacCTGTGGGTGTGGATCCAAGCACTATTCCAGCTGCGCAATACAACTTTTACTTATTTGCCACAAATAAGTCTAGTGTGatctcccatcatgctttgcagcactgtttttttaaacagttgtTTAACattgcatattatttttttgtcattctatGTACATAAGTAAATAATCGGTGTGTATTTAAATAGAATGAGcgctgaacattttgatgttttatttgtttgaatTGGTTACAAAATTGAGGAGTAATTAGCTATGAATAATGCGGAATAAATAGCTGAAAATGGCCGACAACAATAACGTATCATGAAGTATACAACTCACTACACAAACTGCAGGTGAAACAAGATTCATGGAATAGTTGTCCCATGGCCCGGCAGGCTTTCCCTGCACCATGCACCTCTTTATTGCACTTTACACACTGGCCTGCAAACAACATACACATaaagaaacatattttaatCCAGAATACACAACAAACTGTCCTTTGTCAATGCATAGGATCAGTACAAAACACGTTCCTTCTTaccaaagtaaagtaaactgGGGTCCATATTTTATTCCTTCTTTTGCAAGGTTGTCTTTTCCCTCGAGAGCCTCCAAGCTAGACTGTCGCCGGGTTTAATTTTGTACAGACAGCTGTAAGGAGAGTTGGCGTATGAGATGGTACCATCGGTCTCTCTgggtcaacccccccccccccccccccccccacttggtATTGAGCCAAGTGGGTGGCAACAGTCCAAACGGTGTCATTTTACACACactgtatttatgtgttgtgtaaatgtaatggtaatggtaatggttttatttcatttgaacatgcatcagattacaattgaatgcatcccataatcagttcacagttccacatgtccaaaaggagtaggaagaagcaaagcttattaaatcctacccctccatctggtacttttacaatcagtaactg comes from the Doryrhamphus excisus isolate RoL2022-K1 chromosome 14, RoL_Dexc_1.0, whole genome shotgun sequence genome and includes:
- the limd1b gene encoding Wilms tumor protein 1-interacting protein, which encodes MDMVLQARGKSYHSACFRCVVCRQKLEDQPFTVGADDKIYCVTDYHKAQAPCCASCNKPILPTEGCPESIQVVSSNNYYHVDCYGCDVDFV
- the nrm gene encoding nurim, whose translation is MASVTLRACGLCTAALLNFAFVFISGADFIRFISFRVIYHNITGETSLCQDTIPWSAALQDSSVLKPLVVDVALLVLFTLQHSLLAWTPVKQACQSVLGSLNRTAYCFTTALALQILMNYWQPVSGAPCLWSVRHAPWSVWFPLLCFVVHFFCWAIICSILLIFDYPELLGIKQVYYKCLGLGEPLSHKSPEAQRFLSHFRHPVCLELGVVLWFLPALSLDRLLLALTMSAYLTLAHSLDKQDLAFLCKQLSTKVQLFYEPHRATATIPHRDSNHKEE